In a single window of the Streptomyces sp. CGMCC 4.7035 genome:
- a CDS encoding roadblock/LC7 domain-containing protein, whose protein sequence is MANVEISLKETMTSIEGALGAALVDYTSGMALGTLGGGKDLDLAVAAAGNTDVIRAKTRTMDHLGLKGEIEDMLITLGHQYHILRPLKGRSGNGLFLYLVLDRAKSNLAMARHQLKRIEAELEV, encoded by the coding sequence ATGGCCAATGTGGAGATCTCTCTCAAGGAGACGATGACCTCGATCGAGGGTGCGCTGGGAGCCGCTCTCGTCGACTACACCAGCGGTATGGCGCTGGGCACCCTGGGGGGTGGCAAGGACCTCGATCTGGCTGTCGCGGCGGCGGGCAACACGGATGTGATCCGCGCCAAGACCCGCACCATGGACCACCTCGGCCTCAAGGGAGAGATCGAGGACATGCTGATCACGCTCGGGCATCAGTACCACATCCTCCGGCCGCTCAAGGGCCGCAGCGGCAACGGGTTGTTCCTCTACCTCGTGCTCGACAGGGCGAAGTCCAACCTGGCCATGGCCCGCCATCAGCTCAAGCGCATCGAGGCCGAGCTGGAGGTGTAG
- a CDS encoding ArsR/SmtB family transcription factor produces MQVPLYQAKAEFFRMLGHPVRIRVLELLQSGPVPVRDLLGEIEIEPSSLSQQLAVLRRSGIVVSIREGSTVSYALAGGDVAELLRAARRILTELLAGQSELLAELRQADPQPALVPGSADRPS; encoded by the coding sequence ATGCAGGTCCCCCTCTACCAGGCCAAGGCCGAGTTCTTCCGCATGCTCGGGCACCCCGTGCGCATCCGGGTCCTGGAGCTGTTGCAGAGCGGCCCCGTTCCCGTACGCGACCTGCTCGGCGAGATCGAGATCGAACCGTCGAGTCTCTCGCAGCAACTGGCCGTACTGCGCCGCTCGGGGATCGTGGTGTCCATCCGGGAGGGCTCCACCGTCAGCTACGCGCTCGCCGGCGGTGACGTCGCCGAACTCCTGCGCGCGGCTCGCCGGATCCTGACCGAACTGCTCGCCGGTCAGAGCGAGCTCCTGGCCGAACTCCGCCAGGCCGACCCTCAGCCGGCCCTGGTCCCGGGCAGTGCCGACCGACCCTCGTGA
- a CDS encoding LacI family DNA-binding transcriptional regulator: MADVAEKAGVSRALVSIIFRNQPGASQETRERVLRVADELGYRPDSAARLLARGRSRTLGVMFTVHQTFHTDLIEGIYPEAERLGYDVLLSAAAQGRSEAKAVEALLSHRCEAVILLGPDAESAYLEELGRRTVAVSVSRRVPRARVDLVHSAEGKGVWQAMDHVVELGHRLIVHIDGGRGPGSAERRRAYRAAMRRRGLESEVRVIPGDHTEQSGIETGRLLLAERDRGLPLPTAVLAGNDRSAMGLLMALTRAGVEVPRDMSVIGYDDSHLSHLMPIGLTTVRQDAVLMAEHAVRFAVERLENPELEPREAVLDPKLVIRGTSGPAPQG; encoded by the coding sequence ATGGCGGACGTCGCCGAGAAAGCGGGCGTGTCCCGGGCGCTCGTCTCGATCATCTTCCGCAATCAGCCGGGAGCGAGCCAGGAGACCCGTGAGCGGGTGCTGCGCGTCGCCGACGAGCTCGGATACCGGCCCGACAGCGCGGCCCGGCTGCTGGCCCGCGGTCGCAGCCGCACCCTCGGCGTGATGTTCACCGTGCACCAGACCTTCCATACGGACCTCATCGAGGGGATCTACCCCGAGGCGGAACGGCTCGGCTACGACGTCCTGCTCTCCGCGGCGGCTCAGGGCCGTAGTGAGGCCAAGGCGGTGGAGGCCTTGCTGAGCCACCGCTGCGAGGCGGTGATCCTGCTCGGCCCGGACGCGGAGTCCGCCTACCTGGAGGAGCTCGGACGCCGTACGGTCGCCGTCTCGGTCAGTCGCCGAGTGCCCCGTGCCCGAGTGGACTTGGTGCACAGCGCGGAGGGCAAGGGCGTGTGGCAGGCCATGGACCACGTTGTCGAACTGGGCCACCGCCTGATCGTGCACATCGACGGCGGCCGCGGTCCCGGGTCGGCCGAGCGGCGGCGCGCCTACCGGGCCGCGATGCGCCGGCGTGGACTGGAGTCCGAAGTCCGGGTGATCCCCGGCGACCACACCGAACAGTCGGGCATCGAGACGGGGCGTCTGCTGCTGGCCGAACGCGACCGTGGGCTGCCGCTTCCTACGGCGGTTCTCGCGGGCAACGACCGAAGCGCGATGGGCCTGTTGATGGCCCTGACGCGGGCGGGTGTCGAGGTTCCACGGGACATGTCCGTCATCGGCTACGACGACAGCCACCTCTCCCATCTGATGCCGATCGGTCTGACCACGGTCCGGCAGGACGCGGTGCTCATGGCGGAGCATGCGGTGCGGTTCGCGGTGGAACGGCTGGAGAACCCCGAGCTGGAGCCCCGGGAAGCGGTGCTGGATCCGAAGCTGGTGATCCGGGGGACCAGCGGGCCGGCGCCACAGGGATGA
- a CDS encoding substrate-binding domain-containing protein produces MTAPPELRAPALRTAAASAGKASTPRMTVALVTHAAPGDTFWDLIRKGAEAAAAKDNIKLVYSSDPNAGNQANLVQNAIDQKVDGIALTTAKPDAMKAVVARAKAAGIPVVGFNSGLGNWKQLGMLEYFGQDENIAGQAFGQRLNQLGAKHALCVIQEQGQVALEARCAGLKKGFEGQTENIYVNGTDMPSVKSTITAKLQKDSSIDQVVTLGTPFALTAVQSVSDAGSKSKVATFDLNKELVKAVQDGKVEFAVDQQPYLQGYLAVDSLWLYKTNGNFSGGGTAPVLTGPAFITKDNVDDIAKFAANGTR; encoded by the coding sequence ATGACCGCCCCGCCAGAACTCCGTGCGCCCGCGCTCAGGACAGCCGCTGCCTCGGCAGGCAAGGCGAGCACCCCGCGCATGACAGTGGCCCTGGTCACCCACGCGGCCCCCGGCGACACGTTCTGGGACCTGATCCGCAAGGGCGCCGAGGCAGCCGCCGCCAAGGACAACATCAAGCTCGTCTACTCCAGCGACCCCAACGCCGGCAACCAGGCCAACCTGGTGCAGAACGCCATCGACCAGAAGGTCGACGGCATCGCACTGACGACGGCCAAGCCGGACGCGATGAAGGCCGTGGTGGCCAGGGCCAAGGCGGCCGGCATCCCGGTCGTCGGCTTCAACTCCGGTCTGGGCAACTGGAAGCAGCTCGGCATGCTCGAGTACTTCGGTCAGGACGAGAACATCGCGGGCCAGGCCTTCGGGCAGCGGCTCAACCAGCTCGGCGCCAAGCACGCCCTCTGTGTCATCCAGGAACAGGGACAGGTCGCCCTGGAGGCCCGCTGCGCCGGTCTGAAGAAGGGTTTCGAGGGCCAGACGGAGAACATCTATGTCAACGGCACCGACATGCCCTCGGTGAAGTCGACCATCACCGCCAAGCTCCAGAAGGACTCCTCCATCGACCAGGTGGTCACCCTCGGCACCCCCTTCGCGCTGACCGCCGTGCAGTCCGTGTCCGACGCGGGCAGCAAGTCGAAGGTCGCGACCTTCGACCTCAACAAGGAACTGGTGAAGGCCGTCCAGGACGGCAAGGTGGAGTTCGCGGTCGACCAGCAGCCCTACTTGCAGGGCTATCTCGCCGTCGACTCCCTGTGGCTGTACAAGACGAACGGCAACTTCAGCGGCGGCGGCACCGCTCCGGTGCTCACCGGACCCGCCTTCATCACCAAGGACAACGTCGACGACATCGCCAAGTTCGCCGCGAACGGGACCCGATAA
- a CDS encoding DUF1697 domain-containing protein: protein MLYIAFLRGMNVPGRSVKMERLRGLFRDMGFSSIRSHIQSGNVFFETDEEDRAVLSDTIGTHLREALGYEVAVCLRTIPEVEELIALDPFKDITVTDDMRCCVVFTTERIDPALELPLLSPKKDMEIIRTTPYEAFVVWYLINGRAPAAKGFQERHLGRDATTRYFHTVVDILNAAKKGAA, encoded by the coding sequence GTGCTCTACATCGCGTTTCTGCGAGGCATGAACGTCCCCGGTCGTTCGGTGAAGATGGAGCGTCTCCGAGGACTGTTCCGGGACATGGGATTCAGCTCGATCCGCAGCCACATCCAGAGCGGGAACGTCTTCTTCGAGACCGACGAGGAGGATCGGGCGGTGCTGAGCGACACCATCGGCACCCACCTGCGGGAGGCCCTCGGCTACGAGGTGGCGGTCTGCCTGCGCACGATCCCGGAGGTGGAGGAGCTGATCGCGCTCGATCCGTTCAAGGACATCACCGTCACCGACGACATGCGCTGCTGTGTGGTGTTCACGACCGAGCGGATAGATCCGGCGCTGGAGTTGCCGCTGCTCTCGCCGAAGAAGGACATGGAGATCATCCGCACCACGCCGTACGAGGCATTCGTCGTCTGGTACCTGATCAACGGCAGGGCGCCCGCCGCCAAGGGATTCCAGGAGCGGCACCTCGGGCGCGATGCGACGACGCGCTACTTCCACACCGTCGTCGACATTCTCAACGCTGCCAAGAAGGGCGCGGCCTGA
- a CDS encoding alpha/beta fold hydrolase → MNSPISRRTVTVSLLAGAAALGTPVAAFSAPSPAQDRSTGGHPHEGRPTIVLIHGAFADASSWNAVVERLQRQGHHVLAPALPLRGLASDAAYIRSVLDSIPGPIVLVGHSYGGSVISVAAADAPRVKALVYIAAFVPEIGESALELTAKYPGSTLAQATATQYYPLPGGGQGEELIIKKELFREQFAAGVPATTAQVMAVGQRPIALAALQEKSTAAAWKKIPSWYLVATEDRNIPPAAEEWMADRAGARTVRVRAPHAVAVSDPGPVTDLILRATRSAR, encoded by the coding sequence ATGAACTCACCGATCTCTCGCCGCACAGTCACCGTTTCACTCCTGGCCGGCGCCGCCGCCCTGGGAACACCCGTTGCCGCGTTCTCCGCTCCGTCACCGGCGCAGGACCGGTCCACCGGTGGGCACCCGCATGAGGGCAGGCCCACCATCGTCCTCATCCACGGCGCGTTCGCCGACGCCTCCAGTTGGAACGCTGTCGTCGAGCGGCTCCAGCGGCAGGGCCACCATGTCCTGGCACCGGCACTGCCGTTGCGCGGGCTGGCGAGCGACGCCGCCTACATCCGCAGCGTCCTGGACAGCATTCCGGGCCCGATCGTCCTCGTGGGCCACTCCTACGGCGGATCGGTCATCAGCGTCGCCGCGGCCGACGCGCCGCGGGTCAAGGCCCTGGTCTACATAGCCGCCTTCGTCCCGGAGATCGGCGAGAGCGCCCTGGAGCTCACCGCCAAGTACCCCGGCAGCACCTTGGCACAGGCCACGGCCACCCAGTACTACCCGTTGCCCGGGGGTGGCCAGGGTGAGGAGTTGATCATCAAGAAGGAGCTGTTCCGGGAGCAGTTCGCGGCAGGTGTCCCGGCCACGACCGCTCAGGTGATGGCCGTGGGGCAACGCCCGATCGCCCTGGCCGCACTCCAGGAGAAGTCCACCGCGGCAGCGTGGAAGAAGATCCCCAGCTGGTATCTCGTGGCCACCGAGGACCGCAACATCCCTCCGGCCGCCGAGGAGTGGATGGCCGACCGTGCCGGCGCCCGCACCGTCAGGGTGCGCGCGCCCCACGCGGTTGCCGTGAGCGACCCGGGTCCCGTCACCGACTTGATCCTGCGCGCCACCCGCTCGGCCCGCTGA